The region CCTGTTCTGGCCCGGCAAGAAGTGGGACCAGGAGCCCACCGGCACCCGCTTCGCCTCCATCGGCAAGCTGGTCGGCCGCAGGTCCGGAATGGTGGCGATCGTCTCCGGCCTGGTGATGGTGCTGCTCGCGCTCGGCACCCTCGGCTACAAGGCGTCCTACGACCTGGCGTCCGGCTCGATCCCGAAGACCAAGGAGTCGATGGTCGTCCAGGACACCCTGTCGACGGCGTACTCCGCCGGAGCCGCCGAGCCGACCAACGTCTACCTCACCAGCACCGCGGGCAAGCCGCTGCCGGCCGACTTCACCTCGTACGCCGACAAGCTGCGCGGGGCCGACGGGGTCGCGGACGTCACCTTCGACCAGAAGACCGACCTGAACAAGGCCGGGACCACGGCCAACTTCACCGTGACGCTCAAGTACGAGGCGGCGAGCGACCAGGCCATCAAGGCGGTCGGGGACGTCCGCACCGTCGCCCACGACAACGCGCCGCCCGGCACCGAGGCCTACGTCGGCGGTTCCTCGTCGGTCTTCAAGGACATCAACGCGGCCGTCAACCACGACTACCGCACGGTCTTCCCGGTGGCCGCGGTGCTCATCATGGTCATCCTGGGCCTGCTGCTGCGCAGCGTGGTCGCGCCCTGGTACCTGATCGCGTCGGTCGGCCTCGGCTTCGGCGCGACGCTCGGCGCGACGGTGCTGATCTTCGGCCGCGGCGACGGGTTGATCTTCCTGCTGCCGATCATCATGTATCTGTTCGTGGTCGCCATCGGCACGGACTACAACATCCTGATGATCGCGCGGCTCAGGGAAGAGGCCAGAGAAGGCCGCGACCCGCGCGAGGCGGCCAGCATGGCGCTGCGGCACGCGGGTCCGACGATCGGCGCGGCCGGCCTGATCCTCGCGGCGACCTTCGCCACGCTGATGCTGTCGGGCAACGCCTTCCTGACCCAGATGGGCTTCGCGGTCGCCTTCGGCATCGTGGTGGCGGCCTTCGTGATGGCGATGTTCTTCACGCCGAGCCTCACCGCGCTGATCGGTCACGCGGCCTGGTGGCCGGGGCACGCCGACCGGGCCGAGCCGCTGGAGGCCGGGGCCGCGACAGCGGGCGGCACCGGTGACGCACGCGATACGGAGCTGGACGAGTCCCGGCGGCGCTGAGCTGCTGCTTCGCCGGCGGCAGCCGGGTTGTCCACAGGGCCGGACAGGTGTCGATCACCTGTCCGGCCCTTTCGGTTACGCTGAGACAGCAGCCAGTGACCGGCACTCCCGGGCGGGCGCTG is a window of Streptomyces sp. NBC_01477 DNA encoding:
- a CDS encoding MMPL family transporter, with the translated sequence MFHRIGRTVVRHPIWTIVAWVIAAVAIIATAPSLPSNSDESSFLPSSYESIKAMDLQEKAFPSAFSPSAIVLYERADHGKLTATDKADIAKITKGLGQKKIDQVQKVTDGTPSKDGKFDTALVQMDKKSQGQPKQADAAKALRDDSTALAKGTALKVQVGGQAAQNLDQQDAGKTSDAVALIGSLLIIIITLAIIFRSPLIAVMPLILLVGVVFTVANALIADATKVFGLQANSSISALLIVVVLGVGTDYFLFLMFRYRERLRAGDEPKEAMINSVTRVGEAIASAAGAVIIAFCALALSTLGFLTQLGPALAILVAVTLVAGLTLFPAICSLIPPRILFWPGKKWDQEPTGTRFASIGKLVGRRSGMVAIVSGLVMVLLALGTLGYKASYDLASGSIPKTKESMVVQDTLSTAYSAGAAEPTNVYLTSTAGKPLPADFTSYADKLRGADGVADVTFDQKTDLNKAGTTANFTVTLKYEAASDQAIKAVGDVRTVAHDNAPPGTEAYVGGSSSVFKDINAAVNHDYRTVFPVAAVLIMVILGLLLRSVVAPWYLIASVGLGFGATLGATVLIFGRGDGLIFLLPIIMYLFVVAIGTDYNILMIARLREEAREGRDPREAASMALRHAGPTIGAAGLILAATFATLMLSGNAFLTQMGFAVAFGIVVAAFVMAMFFTPSLTALIGHAAWWPGHADRAEPLEAGAATAGGTGDARDTELDESRRR